The following DNA comes from Candidatus Dormiibacterota bacterium.
CGCCACCGCAAGTCGCTGCTGCGGCGGGCGCTGACCTTCGGCTCGCCGCTGCGCTTCACCGTGCACCGTGACCGCGACGGCGAGCGGTTCGTCGAGGAGGCGTGTCGCCGGGGGTGGGAGGGCCTGGTCGCCAAGCGCGCCGACTCCCCCTACGTGGCCGGCCGCTCCCGCGACTGGCTGAAGTTGAAGTGCAGCAACCGGCAGGAGATGGTGGTGGGCGGCTTCACCGATCCGAGGGGGAGCCGGGTCGGCTTCGGCGCCCTCCTCCTCGGCCACCACGACGGCGGCCGCCTCGTGTACGCGGGCAAGGTGGGCACCGGGTACGACACCGCCACGCTGGGGGAGCTCCGCTCCCGGCTCGACGCCCTGGAGCAGCCGCAGAACCCCTTCGCCGGGGCCGCGGGACGGCAGGCGGGGGTCCACTGGGTACGGCCCGAGCTGGTCGCGGAGGTCGAGTTCACCGAGTGGACCGGGGACGGACGGCTGCGCCATCCCCGGTTCGTCGGGCTGCGTGACGACAAGCCGGCCGCGGAGGTGGTGCGCGAGCGCGCCCTGGAGACGCCCGGGTGAGCACGCTCACCCTCACCGTGGGAGGGCGGGCCGT
Coding sequences within:
- the ligD gene encoding non-homologous end-joining DNA ligase; protein product: MRAGAPTDDLLAALPPEVRAQVRSSPQPEWIPPMLATLTQRRFSSPDWIFERKLDGERCLGFLSDAGVRLLSRNRRRLDGTYPEIAGALAAATEHELVVDGEVVAFEGDRTSFARLQRRIGISDPALARRSGVAVTYFLFDVLHLDGHDVTGVPLRHRKSLLRRALTFGSPLRFTVHRDRDGERFVEEACRRGWEGLVAKRADSPYVAGRSRDWLKLKCSNRQEMVVGGFTDPRGSRVGFGALLLGHHDGGRLVYAGKVGTGYDTATLGELRSRLDALEQPQNPFAGAAGRQAGVHWVRPELVAEVEFTEWTGDGRLRHPRFVGLRDDKPAAEVVRERALETPG